A genomic stretch from Algoriphagus halophilus includes:
- a CDS encoding SusD/RagB family nutrient-binding outer membrane lipoprotein yields the protein MKFKNKLKTIVGASLILTASACESYLDVNENPNNPQDAPISGLMTNITYETSLNVYREGSAVSNYVQYLASPNPSSGSDTMEPLNFSSLWFSLYNVMTDLNEMNLKAEESGAAHYLGAGQILMALNLGMTVDFFGDVPFSESFNFTTVTPAYDNDEMLYGEVLSLLDQGIANLNLESTSSIGADDFIYGGDIDAWKKLAYSLKARYLLHTKGTSTYNASEVLTAAANGFSSNADDATVTFFEQRFNPWASVAINNANLLLGGWISEQFIEALDGTSYPTVDPRLKLMVGTTDEGEFIGTVNGAGRGDAPEQGARSTLIEGQFYTSTQAPLLIATYAELKFIEAEAAFESDKATAYEAYLEGINAHMDMLSVDQDEKAAYLADPSVSMGADALTLDDIFKEKYVALFLHPETWNDARRFDYGYKNMTTPENLNPDLGGEFIRRLAYPDSEVSRNGNNVPSVSLLDRIWWDQ from the coding sequence ATGAAATTTAAGAATAAACTAAAAACGATAGTGGGAGCATCCTTGATTCTAACAGCTTCAGCTTGTGAATCCTATCTGGATGTCAATGAAAACCCCAACAATCCGCAAGACGCGCCGATCTCTGGTCTGATGACCAACATCACTTATGAGACAAGTCTTAATGTATACCGGGAAGGTAGCGCAGTCAGCAATTATGTACAGTACTTAGCATCTCCTAACCCAAGCAGCGGTTCAGATACCATGGAACCCCTTAACTTCAGCAGTCTCTGGTTTAGCCTTTACAATGTAATGACTGACCTGAACGAAATGAATTTAAAGGCAGAAGAAAGTGGAGCAGCCCATTACTTGGGAGCTGGTCAAATCCTAATGGCTTTAAATCTAGGAATGACGGTGGACTTCTTTGGAGATGTACCTTTCTCTGAAAGCTTCAACTTCACGACGGTAACGCCTGCCTATGACAACGATGAAATGCTTTATGGAGAGGTTCTCAGTTTACTAGACCAGGGTATCGCCAACTTAAACCTGGAATCTACCTCCTCCATTGGAGCGGATGATTTTATTTATGGCGGGGATATTGACGCTTGGAAAAAGCTAGCATATAGCTTGAAGGCTAGATATTTACTTCATACCAAAGGGACTTCTACTTACAATGCTTCAGAAGTATTGACAGCGGCAGCCAATGGATTTTCAAGTAATGCCGATGATGCTACTGTTACCTTTTTTGAGCAGCGATTCAATCCTTGGGCTTCGGTTGCCATCAATAATGCCAACCTTTTATTGGGAGGGTGGATTTCTGAGCAATTTATTGAAGCACTGGATGGAACTTCCTACCCTACGGTTGACCCAAGATTAAAATTAATGGTAGGAACGACTGATGAAGGTGAATTTATTGGTACTGTGAATGGAGCAGGTCGTGGTGATGCTCCTGAACAAGGCGCAAGATCCACTTTGATTGAAGGTCAGTTTTATACTTCCACTCAAGCACCACTATTGATTGCAACTTATGCTGAATTAAAATTCATTGAAGCGGAAGCAGCATTCGAATCTGATAAAGCAACAGCCTATGAAGCTTATTTGGAAGGAATCAACGCCCACATGGATATGTTGAGTGTAGATCAGGATGAAAAGGCAGCCTATTTGGCGGACCCAAGTGTAAGTATGGGAGCAGATGCATTGACTTTGGATGATATTTTCAAAGAAAAATATGTGGCGTTATTCCTGCATCCTGAAACCTGGAACGATGCCAGAAGATTTGACTATGGATACAAAAACATGACCACTCCAGAAAACTTAAACCCTGATTTAGGAGGTGAGTTTATCAGAAGATTGGCCTATCCTGATAGTGAAGTAAGTAGAAATGGAAACAACGTTCCTTCTGTTTCTTTACTGGACAGAATCTGGTGGGACCAGTAA
- a CDS encoding S9 family peptidase has translation MRPNHFLTLVFFLLSSVLFAQNFTMEQVGKFSFPSELTSSPTGEKIAWAMNEQGRRNVYLAEGPEFTPKKLTPFDKDDGQEISSLQFSPDGKWLVFVRGGDHGGGNASSTVNAQNLPVLPKVEIWKINLSTQQLEVVAEADAPVFGPPHQLLFLKGGQVWSANLDSSEKPSQLFEIKGNINELSYSPDGKQLAFVVNRGSHSMIGIYQNPETPIQWITPSFHRDSNIHWSPDGKKIAFIRRPGENGAAFPVLEPRHSPWEIWVATIGSEKGQKLWEAPKTLAASYVYPFFDFSGNEDLVYLSYEDGWQHLYALNINSKASKLLTPGNYMVEQIKLSPDGKKLVFSANTGSEPEDLDRRHIGSVEISNGKLTWETAGTGIEAYPVWVGESGKLAFFSATAQRSHLVAVKDGNSTQLLGESLIPTDFPQHQLVTPKQVNFTAPDGTTVYGQLFEKEGGSSTKPAVVFVHGGPQRQMLLGWSYMDYYSNTYSINQYLANLGFVVLSVNYRLGIGYGYEFHKPAGAYYQGAVEYQDVKAAGKYLANLPQVNPAKIGIYGGSYGGYLTALALARDSDLFKVGVDIHGVHDLDGRYDLSPNYEQAPDLDLARKTAWESSPIADLNTWTSPILFIHADDDRNVPVRQTVDLIRRFEELGKSYESIIIPGDTHHWMKWSNMIRVDQATADFLQKHLMD, from the coding sequence ATGAGACCTAACCATTTTCTTACGCTTGTATTTTTCCTTCTTTCCTCCGTTTTATTTGCCCAAAACTTTACCATGGAGCAAGTAGGAAAGTTTTCCTTCCCCTCTGAATTAACTAGTTCGCCCACCGGAGAAAAAATAGCCTGGGCTATGAATGAGCAAGGAAGACGGAACGTTTACCTGGCGGAAGGCCCTGAGTTCACTCCAAAAAAACTTACCCCCTTTGATAAAGATGATGGACAAGAAATTTCTAGTCTTCAGTTTTCTCCAGATGGAAAATGGCTGGTATTCGTGCGAGGTGGAGATCATGGCGGAGGGAATGCATCTTCCACGGTCAATGCACAAAATCTTCCTGTACTTCCCAAAGTAGAAATCTGGAAAATAAATCTATCCACTCAACAACTTGAGGTGGTTGCAGAAGCGGATGCTCCTGTATTTGGCCCTCCACATCAACTTTTATTTTTGAAAGGAGGCCAGGTTTGGTCGGCAAATTTGGATAGTTCTGAGAAACCAAGTCAATTGTTTGAAATCAAGGGTAACATTAATGAGCTCAGCTATTCTCCAGATGGTAAGCAACTCGCATTTGTTGTCAATAGGGGTTCACATTCCATGATAGGAATCTACCAAAATCCAGAAACTCCCATTCAATGGATAACCCCCTCTTTCCATCGAGACTCTAATATTCACTGGTCTCCGGATGGCAAGAAGATTGCTTTTATCAGAAGACCTGGGGAAAATGGGGCGGCATTCCCTGTTTTAGAACCTAGACACAGTCCTTGGGAAATCTGGGTAGCAACTATCGGATCGGAAAAGGGTCAAAAACTTTGGGAAGCTCCCAAAACCTTAGCGGCATCCTATGTCTATCCTTTCTTTGATTTTTCAGGCAACGAGGACTTAGTTTACTTATCCTATGAAGATGGCTGGCAACATTTATATGCTCTGAATATTAATTCCAAGGCCTCCAAATTACTGACACCGGGGAATTACATGGTAGAGCAAATTAAACTCAGCCCAGATGGAAAAAAGCTTGTTTTCTCAGCAAATACTGGCTCAGAACCAGAAGATCTTGATAGAAGGCATATAGGTTCAGTTGAGATTTCCAATGGAAAATTAACCTGGGAAACCGCTGGAACTGGTATCGAAGCATACCCAGTTTGGGTGGGTGAATCTGGTAAATTGGCCTTCTTCAGTGCTACCGCCCAGCGTTCTCATTTGGTAGCAGTAAAAGATGGGAACAGCACTCAATTACTGGGAGAATCCCTCATCCCCACTGACTTTCCCCAACACCAGTTGGTCACTCCAAAACAAGTGAACTTCACCGCCCCTGATGGAACCACTGTTTATGGGCAGTTATTTGAAAAAGAAGGTGGTTCTTCCACTAAACCAGCCGTGGTTTTTGTGCATGGAGGTCCCCAGAGGCAAATGCTATTAGGGTGGAGTTATATGGACTATTATTCCAATACCTATTCCATCAATCAATACTTGGCCAATTTGGGTTTCGTTGTACTTTCTGTCAATTATAGACTGGGAATAGGCTACGGTTACGAATTCCATAAACCTGCTGGTGCTTACTATCAAGGCGCAGTGGAGTACCAGGACGTAAAGGCTGCAGGCAAATATTTGGCAAACTTACCCCAGGTAAATCCGGCCAAAATCGGGATTTACGGAGGTTCTTATGGAGGATATTTAACCGCCTTGGCTTTGGCAAGGGACTCAGATCTATTTAAAGTTGGCGTTGATATTCATGGAGTACATGATCTAGATGGACGGTATGACCTTTCTCCGAATTATGAACAGGCTCCAGACCTGGATTTGGCAAGAAAAACGGCCTGGGAATCATCTCCGATAGCAGATCTGAACACTTGGACCTCCCCTATTTTATTCATCCATGCAGATGATGATCGAAATGTACCTGTAAGACAAACCGTGGATTTAATCCGAAGATTTGAGGAACTGGGCAAGTCCTATGAATCCATAATCATTCCAGGTGACACGCACCATTGGATGAAATGGTCCAACATGATCCGTGTGGACCAAGCAACAGCTGATTTTCTCCAGAAACACCTGATGGATTAA
- the gloA2 gene encoding SMU1112c/YaeR family gloxylase I-like metalloprotein, whose product MHLSGVHHIAIICSNYERSKKFYTEILGLKIIREVYRKERTSYKLDLALNGNYILELFSFPDPPKRISRPEAAGMRHLAFATPNLDSCIAELTKHQIKSEPIRVDEHTGRRFTFIADPDDLPIEFYEV is encoded by the coding sequence ATGCATTTATCAGGAGTCCATCATATTGCCATCATCTGTTCTAACTATGAGCGATCCAAAAAATTCTATACGGAGATCTTAGGGTTGAAAATCATAAGAGAGGTTTATAGGAAAGAAAGAACTTCCTATAAATTGGACTTGGCATTAAATGGGAATTATATCCTTGAACTATTTTCTTTTCCAGACCCTCCAAAGCGAATCTCCAGGCCTGAGGCAGCAGGAATGCGGCATTTGGCATTTGCTACTCCCAATCTGGATTCTTGCATTGCTGAATTAACAAAACACCAAATAAAATCAGAGCCTATTCGGGTGGACGAACACACGGGAAGACGATTTACCTTCATCGCAGATCCGGATGATTTGCCCATCGAATTTTATGAAGTATAA
- a CDS encoding SusC/RagA family TonB-linked outer membrane protein, giving the protein MKKSYSMTLLFLFGFLISISTYAQQTVRGKVTAQEDGQALPGVSIVIQGTTTGTVTNIDGEYSINVPNSESVLVFSFIGFETQNVTVGASTQLDVSLATSTSDLDEFIVTAFGISQEKKALGYSAQSIDSEAITTTRQPNVVNALQGQVAGVQVTNSGGAPGQSARIIIRGINSLDPSADNQPLFVVDGVPVDNSTVESTGTPRGMTNRIADINPNDIETMSVLKGAAATALYGVRAANGAVIITTKKGKSGQMQVNISSSFGVDELVKKPRLQDQYGQGFSGERNDSSFWPSWGANIAEENDPTYVYQDNWTNAFNTGKTFDNSINISGGNDKATFYGSFGRLNQEGIIPFSTWERTTAKLSGTVKASEKFNFSGSFNYSNSGGNRVPHDRFLERMMYWSETTDVTDYINEDGTMKTYGNTNPIYDARFATYEDNVNRLIGNLNLNYSPTDWLMFSYRLGTDFYSDSRTEITPGPMGIDGEQPLSSQGSMEETRINSRDLNSNFYITLKKQWNEDWNTQLRLGNDVFERKYDRVSASGSNFVIPGFYNLSNTSQIFASQGKSIRRLVGFYGDLMVDYKNFLFLNITGRNDISSTLPKDNNSFFYPSVNLGYVFSESFDLPSWFTFGKLRGSWAQVGKDTNPHILGATFVSPSIFPLNGQVGFSKNSVFGDPNLKPERTTSIEFGTQLAFFNNRLNFDMTYYKSNAADQIIPVPISDATGFSSYITNAGEIENRGFEFVIGGTPVERGDFRWDVTANLTTNKNEVKSIREGIDQIVVGSQFGYAGSTVTMILKEGQAYGNIYGASYVRPDADPDSEVLDRSLPVLIGSNGFPVRTGSQLILGNAVPKFFGGLRNQFTYKGLELSFLIDFRTGLEQYDQFGNFLSAFGKQEDSERRNDIVVFPGVLEDGSQNTKEVWLGQGEGPDGVNYGAGYWRNYYRGSSENFVNDASFIKLRNITLAYSLQPQVLEKTPFRSLRVSLAANNIILSTPWDGFDPESFSSGAGGNAIGFTGLGFPGVQSYYFTLNLGL; this is encoded by the coding sequence ATGAAGAAAAGCTACTCGATGACTTTGCTTTTCCTTTTTGGCTTTTTGATCAGCATATCCACCTATGCGCAACAAACGGTCCGAGGAAAAGTAACCGCCCAAGAAGATGGGCAAGCACTCCCTGGTGTCAGTATAGTGATCCAAGGGACTACCACTGGTACCGTCACAAATATTGACGGTGAATATTCTATCAATGTACCCAACAGTGAATCTGTATTGGTCTTTTCATTTATTGGGTTTGAAACACAAAACGTAACGGTTGGTGCAAGCACTCAATTAGATGTGAGCTTGGCTACCTCAACTTCTGACTTAGATGAATTCATTGTGACAGCCTTCGGTATTTCCCAAGAGAAAAAAGCCTTGGGTTACTCGGCTCAGAGTATCGATTCTGAAGCGATCACCACTACCAGACAACCAAATGTGGTCAATGCGCTTCAAGGCCAAGTGGCAGGTGTTCAAGTCACCAACTCCGGAGGCGCACCTGGCCAGTCTGCAAGAATCATTATCAGGGGGATCAACTCCTTAGACCCCAGCGCAGACAACCAACCCCTATTCGTAGTTGATGGGGTTCCTGTTGATAATTCTACTGTAGAATCAACAGGTACACCTAGAGGAATGACGAATAGAATTGCGGACATCAATCCAAATGATATTGAGACAATGTCTGTCTTAAAAGGTGCGGCAGCGACCGCGCTATATGGTGTTCGTGCTGCCAATGGTGCCGTGATCATCACCACCAAAAAAGGGAAATCCGGTCAAATGCAAGTAAACATTTCCAGCTCCTTTGGTGTGGATGAATTGGTTAAAAAGCCCAGACTTCAAGATCAATATGGTCAAGGATTTAGTGGAGAAAGAAATGACTCCAGTTTCTGGCCTTCCTGGGGAGCTAATATCGCCGAGGAGAATGACCCTACCTATGTCTATCAAGACAACTGGACGAATGCATTCAATACAGGTAAAACTTTTGACAACAGTATCAATATTTCCGGAGGTAATGACAAAGCCACTTTCTACGGTTCTTTTGGTCGCTTAAATCAAGAAGGTATCATTCCATTTTCCACTTGGGAAAGAACCACTGCCAAACTATCCGGTACGGTGAAAGCCAGTGAAAAATTCAATTTCTCAGGTTCTTTCAATTACTCCAACTCAGGAGGTAACAGAGTTCCTCATGACAGATTCCTGGAACGTATGATGTATTGGTCAGAAACTACAGACGTAACGGACTACATCAACGAAGACGGGACCATGAAAACTTATGGGAATACCAACCCCATTTATGATGCTCGATTTGCCACTTACGAGGACAATGTCAACCGTTTGATCGGGAACCTAAATTTAAATTATAGCCCTACTGATTGGCTCATGTTCTCTTACCGGTTAGGAACCGACTTCTACAGTGATAGCAGAACTGAAATCACTCCCGGTCCGATGGGAATTGACGGAGAACAACCTTTGAGCTCTCAAGGCTCCATGGAAGAAACCAGAATCAACAGCAGAGATTTAAACTCCAACTTCTACATCACTTTGAAGAAGCAATGGAACGAAGATTGGAATACACAATTGAGGCTAGGGAATGATGTATTTGAAAGAAAATACGATCGTGTTTCAGCTTCTGGATCCAACTTCGTAATTCCTGGTTTTTATAACCTGAGCAATACCAGCCAGATTTTTGCAAGTCAAGGCAAAAGCATCCGAAGACTCGTGGGTTTTTATGGAGACTTAATGGTGGATTACAAAAATTTCTTGTTCCTGAATATTACAGGAAGAAATGACATCTCCTCCACCCTTCCTAAAGACAACAATTCCTTCTTTTACCCTTCGGTCAATCTAGGATATGTATTTAGCGAAAGCTTTGATCTTCCATCCTGGTTCACTTTCGGGAAATTAAGAGGTTCTTGGGCGCAGGTAGGTAAGGACACCAACCCACATATTTTGGGCGCTACCTTTGTTTCTCCTTCCATATTCCCATTGAATGGTCAAGTTGGCTTCTCTAAAAACTCCGTATTTGGAGATCCTAATTTGAAGCCAGAAAGAACTACTTCCATTGAATTTGGTACGCAGCTCGCTTTCTTCAATAATCGATTGAATTTTGACATGACGTATTACAAATCCAATGCAGCAGATCAGATTATCCCTGTTCCAATTTCGGATGCTACTGGATTCTCCTCTTACATCACCAATGCGGGTGAAATTGAAAACAGGGGATTCGAATTTGTCATTGGAGGAACTCCTGTAGAAAGAGGAGATTTCCGTTGGGATGTAACCGCCAACCTAACTACCAACAAAAACGAAGTGAAATCCATTCGAGAAGGAATTGATCAAATCGTGGTAGGAAGTCAATTTGGTTATGCAGGTAGTACTGTTACCATGATCCTAAAAGAAGGTCAAGCCTACGGAAATATCTACGGAGCATCTTATGTTCGTCCCGATGCGGATCCGGATTCAGAAGTATTGGACAGAAGTTTGCCAGTATTAATTGGGTCCAATGGATTCCCGGTTAGAACAGGAAGCCAGCTGATTTTAGGTAATGCGGTTCCTAAATTTTTTGGAGGGTTGAGAAACCAGTTCACCTATAAAGGTTTAGAACTTTCCTTTCTAATAGACTTCAGAACAGGTTTAGAACAATATGATCAGTTTGGAAACTTCTTATCGGCTTTCGGAAAGCAGGAAGATTCTGAAAGAAGAAATGACATCGTCGTTTTCCCAGGAGTGTTGGAAGATGGTTCCCAGAACACCAAAGAAGTTTGGCTGGGCCAAGGGGAAGGGCCTGATGGAGTGAACTATGGAGCAGGCTATTGGAGAAACTATTACAGAGGATCTTCTGAGAATTTTGTCAACGACGCTAGTTTTATCAAACTAAGAAACATCACGTTGGCTTACAGTTTACAGCCTCAAGTCTTGGAAAAAACTCCATTCAGATCTCTTAGAGTTTCCTTAGCAGCTAATAACATCATCCTTTCCACTCCTTGGGATGGTTTTGATCCGGAATCCTTCTCCTCAGGAGCAGGAGGCAATGCAATCGGATTCACCGGATTAGGTTTTCCAGGTGTACAGAGCTATTACTTCACTTTGAATTTAGGACTCTAA
- a CDS encoding D-alanyl-D-alanine carboxypeptidase — translation MKKLLIGILVLFSSCTVQKINKSLTKSAVLNQGHMGFMLLDPEKDKVLVDINSDKYFIPASNTKLFTFYTSYSVLGDDLVHGLNYIEKGDSLLFWGTGDPGLLHPDLQNEVALEFLKSSNKKLYLVDNFDQVDAFGPGWSWDWYNYYYATERSAMPIFGNVVRIQQDSTEQTFRVIPERFKPDITGTKTEDWNGYRFRRDRFDNKFTYQTADRVEVKEFEQDIPFVTSSEFTAMLLEEKTGKEITIIQNQEIGELDPQKLQTTPADSIYAQMMKISDNFLAEQLMLLVSDQLTNQLSTSDAIAYSKESLLADLPDEPLWVDGSGLSAKNMFTPRSIIALLGKIRAEVPLEKIKAYFPAGGESGTIRNWYKADEGQPAYIYAKTGTLSMSNALSGYLITKSGKILHFSCILNNYALPSSQLKRELEKTLYLIHDKY, via the coding sequence ATGAAGAAATTACTTATTGGAATACTGGTGCTTTTCAGTTCCTGTACGGTCCAAAAAATCAATAAATCACTGACTAAATCAGCCGTCCTCAATCAAGGTCACATGGGGTTCATGCTTCTTGACCCTGAAAAGGATAAAGTTTTGGTAGATATCAATTCAGATAAATATTTCATCCCTGCTTCCAACACTAAACTATTCACTTTTTATACCTCCTACTCTGTATTGGGAGATGATTTGGTCCATGGACTGAATTACATAGAAAAAGGAGATTCTCTTCTATTCTGGGGGACTGGAGATCCAGGCCTATTGCATCCAGACTTACAAAATGAGGTAGCTCTTGAATTTTTAAAATCCTCCAACAAAAAATTATACCTGGTAGACAATTTTGATCAGGTAGATGCCTTTGGCCCAGGTTGGTCATGGGATTGGTACAATTACTATTATGCAACCGAACGTTCGGCCATGCCCATTTTTGGAAATGTGGTACGAATCCAACAGGACTCTACCGAACAAACATTTAGGGTAATTCCAGAACGTTTCAAGCCTGATATAACTGGAACGAAAACCGAGGATTGGAATGGATATCGATTTAGAAGAGATCGTTTCGATAATAAGTTCACCTATCAAACAGCTGACCGGGTAGAGGTCAAAGAATTCGAACAGGACATCCCATTTGTAACCAGTTCAGAGTTCACTGCAATGCTGTTAGAAGAAAAAACCGGAAAAGAGATTACCATTATCCAAAACCAGGAAATCGGGGAACTAGACCCTCAAAAGCTTCAAACCACCCCTGCTGATAGTATATATGCGCAAATGATGAAAATTTCGGACAATTTTCTAGCCGAACAATTAATGCTATTGGTTTCCGATCAACTGACCAATCAACTCAGCACCTCCGATGCAATAGCCTATTCCAAAGAAAGTTTGTTAGCTGATTTACCTGATGAACCCTTATGGGTGGATGGTTCCGGTTTATCTGCAAAAAACATGTTTACCCCTCGTTCAATCATTGCCTTACTTGGAAAAATCAGAGCTGAGGTTCCTCTTGAAAAAATCAAGGCCTATTTTCCCGCAGGAGGTGAATCAGGAACTATCAGGAATTGGTACAAAGCAGATGAAGGACAACCTGCCTACATCTATGCCAAAACTGGAACATTGAGCATGAGTAATGCACTTAGTGGATACCTGATTACCAAAAGCGGTAAAATCCTGCATTTTTCCTGTATCCTGAATAATTATGCCTTACCTTCTTCTCAATTAAAAAGAGAGTTAGAAAAAACACTTTACCTGATTCATGACAAGTATTAA
- a CDS encoding RagB/SusD family nutrient uptake outer membrane protein has translation MKKLLSKIFIAGALLVSTSCADDYLDTLPTDAVSEAAVFTTTQNAMTALNGIHRMMFIRFDSQGQPAEGGVMIMREVLGDDVVMTGTANGWFVAMSRWLRHNNDSHSDVRFVWRFYYKVIGNANMIIANIDAADGPQSEKDEIKGQALAYRAWAHFNLVQLFAKRYEAGGDNSNLGVPIVTEPITEGGPRNTVEEVYAQINSDLDTAIGLLTTGRNAKSHLNINVAKGIKARVALTQGNYSLAAQMAKEAQEGYSFMSTEQLYEGFNNVDNPEWIWGSEQVDDQQTFFASFFAYMSLNFSSTNIRGNPKAINSLLYDMIPDTDARKGLWDPNASDPELRDPFIDEMTLGSFSKVDYMNRKFIAQGNASSVGDVPYMRVAEMYLIEAEALARSGNDAEAAQVLFDLVSARDSAYTLSTNTGDALIEEIMIQRRIELWGEGFRFYDLKRLNLPLDRTGANHVDNVINSKYTEEAGTNDWQWKIPIDELNANDQLVQNPS, from the coding sequence ATGAAAAAATTATTAAGCAAAATATTTATCGCAGGAGCACTTTTAGTAAGTACTAGTTGTGCTGATGATTATCTGGATACGCTTCCTACGGATGCGGTATCTGAAGCGGCGGTTTTTACCACCACACAAAATGCCATGACAGCCTTGAATGGTATTCATAGAATGATGTTTATCCGTTTTGATAGCCAGGGTCAACCTGCTGAAGGAGGGGTAATGATCATGCGTGAAGTTTTAGGAGATGACGTAGTCATGACCGGTACAGCCAATGGTTGGTTTGTCGCTATGAGTAGATGGTTAAGACATAACAATGACAGCCATAGTGATGTCCGTTTCGTATGGAGATTCTACTATAAAGTGATTGGTAATGCCAATATGATCATCGCGAATATTGATGCGGCAGATGGCCCTCAATCTGAGAAAGATGAAATCAAAGGCCAGGCATTGGCTTACAGAGCTTGGGCTCATTTCAACTTGGTCCAATTATTTGCCAAGAGATATGAGGCAGGAGGAGATAATTCCAATCTAGGTGTTCCAATTGTGACAGAGCCAATTACTGAAGGTGGTCCAAGAAATACCGTTGAGGAAGTTTATGCTCAGATCAATTCAGACTTAGATACTGCAATCGGCTTATTGACTACCGGCAGAAATGCAAAATCTCACTTGAATATCAATGTTGCAAAAGGTATCAAAGCAAGAGTAGCATTGACTCAAGGAAATTATTCCCTAGCTGCCCAAATGGCGAAAGAAGCTCAAGAAGGGTATTCTTTCATGAGTACTGAGCAGTTGTATGAAGGGTTCAATAATGTGGATAATCCAGAATGGATTTGGGGTAGTGAGCAGGTGGATGATCAGCAGACATTCTTTGCTTCCTTCTTCGCTTACATGTCTTTGAACTTTAGCTCTACCAATATTAGAGGTAATCCTAAAGCGATCAACAGCTTACTTTATGACATGATTCCAGATACAGATGCTAGAAAAGGTCTTTGGGATCCTAATGCCTCTGATCCAGAATTGAGGGATCCATTCATTGATGAGATGACCCTAGGTAGTTTCTCGAAAGTGGATTACATGAACCGTAAGTTTATTGCACAAGGGAATGCTTCTTCTGTGGGCGATGTCCCTTATATGAGAGTAGCTGAAATGTATTTGATCGAGGCAGAAGCTCTTGCTAGATCTGGCAATGATGCAGAAGCTGCTCAAGTTTTATTTGACTTGGTATCTGCAAGAGACTCGGCTTATACGCTTTCTACCAATACAGGAGATGCTTTGATTGAGGAAATCATGATTCAAAGAAGAATCGAGTTATGGGGTGAAGGATTTAGATTCTATGACTTGAAGCGTTTGAACTTGCCTTTGGACAGAACAGGAGCTAACCACGTGGACAACGTAATCAACTCCAAGTATACTGAAGAAGCAGGTACCAACGATTGGCAATGGAAAATTCCAATCGATGAATTGAATGCGAACGACCAATTGGTTCAAAATCCTTCCTAA